The Longimicrobium sp. region GTATGTGACGTTCGATGATCTCCAAGTGTCGAATGCTGAGTTCGACGTGTGGACGATGGCCGGCGTGGAGTACCTGGCCGCGGTGTTCTCTGTAACGGTTATGGGATAAGGGGTTCAGCCATGGCTAAGGTACACGGCCGGAAGACAGTGATCACTGTCGATGGAGACGACATCACCGCTTTCTGCAACACATCGGAGCTGACCCGGGAGGCGGACGAACACGACACGTCCACCTACGGGCCCGACGATGCCGACTATGAGGGCGGCCTCCGGCGCGGACAGTTCACGTGTGGCGGGTTCTATGACTCCAGCGTGACCGGGCCGGCGTCCACGATGCGCGGCAAGGAAGGCACCCGGATGCCGATCGTCCGCAAGACGGAGGGCACCGGGACCGGGAAGCCACAGGAGGCGTTCACCGGGCTCCTGACGAAGTACGTGGAAACCAACCCGGTAGCCGACTTCATCACATGGTCCGCGGAGTTCCGCAAGTGCGGAGCCATCACGGACACGACACAAGCGTAGGCACGGCAACAGTTCTAGGGGGAGTCCACAGTGGACGAACAGAGGTACGCCAGCGTCACCGATCTCACGAGCGTGGGACTGGAGGAGGCAGACGTTCAACTCCCGGGCGGGATGGTGGTCCGCGTCCGGGAGCTGAGCCGCGCGGAGGTGCTGCGCATCCGCAAGGAAGCGGGCGACGATGCGCTGAAGATCGAGCGGCTGAGTCTCGTCGCGGGGATGGTGAACCCGCGCATGACGGCGGACGAAGTGGCGGCGTGGCAACGATCGTCGGGTGTCAACCGCGCGATCGGCATTGTGCAGCAACGGATCCAAGAGCTGTCCGGCATGTTCGAGGGTGCGCCGAAAAGCGACGTGGCTCGCGATGGAAACCACGGAGCTGGAGTTCGAGCACTACCTAGCGGCGAAGCTGGGCCGGACGGTGCGGGAGCTTCGGGGGACCCTGACGCAGGATGAGTGGATGCGCTGGACTGTCTACTTCGGACGGATGGCGCAACGTCAAGAGCTGGAGCGGCTGAAGGCGGGAGGCTGAGTGGCAACCATAATCGACCCCATCAGGGTCCAGGGGTTGGCGGAGTTCCGCCGCAACCTCCGCGCCATGGAGCAAGGGTTGCCGCGCGCGCTCCGGCTGGCCGGCAACGAAGCGGCGAACATCGTGGTGGACTCCGCCCGGCCGACCGTCCCCCGCCGCACCGGGAAGGCCGCACAGTCCATCAAGGCGCGCTCGTCGCAGTTGGCCACTCGGGTGTCCGGCGGTGGCTCCCGGGCGCCGTGGTTCCCGTGGCTGGACTACGGCGGGAAGGTCGGGCGAGACAACACGGCCAGCCGGCCGTGGGAGCCGGACGGCCGCTACATCTATCCCGCCTACCGGCGGGAAAAGACGCGGGTGGAGGAGACGCTGAACGCCGCGCTCCGCCGTATCGCGGATGACGCCGGGGTGGAGCTGGGATAGATGGCTGGCAACCAGGTAACCCTCACGTTCGCGGGTGACGCGGACTCCCTGACGCGCGCCATGGGGGACGTGGAGCGGGAGTCCAACGGGCTGGAGCGGTCACTGTCCGATGTGGAGAGTCAGGCACGTGCGACGGCGCGCGCGGCCGGCACATCGGAGGAGGCGTTCGAGGCTGCGGCGCGCCAGGCGGGTGTGATGGGGGAGCGGCTGGACCGGGCGTCCGGCGCCTCCTCCATGCTGTCCGGCGGTATCGGGGACATCGGTGGCGCGCTCACGGAGGCGTTCGGGGAGGATCACCCGATAGGCAAGCTGGGTGAGCAGATGGAGAAAGCCGGCACCATCATCACCGGTGTCACCGGCGCGCTCGATCTAATGATCCTGGCCAACACGGTGGCGCAAGCCTCGTGGGTCCGGACGGCCGCGTCCATGGTGGCCGCGCGTACCGCGATGATCGCAACGTCGATAGCCACCGGCGTGGCGACGGCCGCTCAGTGGTTGTGGAACATCGCCATGACGGCCAACCCCATCGGGTTGATCATCGTGGGTGTGGCCGCGCTCGTGGCCGGGATCGTATGGCTGGCAACGCAAACAGACTTCTTCGCGAAGGCGTGGAAAGTCATCTGGGACGGCATCGTGGCCTACGTGAAGTGGGTCGTGGGCAACTACCAGAAGGCGTGGGAGTTGATCGTGGCCGGCGCCAACTGGGTGATCGGGATCTTCAAGAAGATCCCCGGGCTGATCGGCTCCGCGTTCTCCACGGTGTATTCGATCATCACCGCGCCGTTCCGGGCGGCGTTCAACGCGGTGGCGAACCTGTGGAACGGCACGATCGGGCGCCTCTCCTGGACGATCCCGTCCTGGGTGCCCGGCGTGGGCGGGAACAGCATCCGGGCGCCGCGTCTGCCCACGATGCACTCCGGCGGTACCGTCCCCGGCGCGCCCGGTGCTCAGGTGCTCGCGGTGCTCCAAGCGGGCGAGACGATCGGCTCCCGGTCCGCGGCCGGCGGCCGGGCGGAGCTGGTCATCCGGTCGGACGGGACACGCCTGGCGGACGCGCTGGTCCAGCTCATAGCCGGCGCCGTGCGCGACAAGGGCGGCCGGCCGCAGGTGTTGGGGCTCAGCGGTGGCTAAGCAGGATCTCACGGCCAGCCTGTTCTACGGCGGGACGTGGAACGCCGCACCGGTCTACGGCCGGGACTCCGTGGAGATCGAGCGCGGCGCCGGCCCGGAGGGCGCGGACTCCCCGCCCACCTCGGTCAAGCTCACGCTGGACAACCGCACCCGCGACTACAACCCGGGCAACCCGGGCTCCCCGCTCTACGGCGTGGCCGGGCGGAACACGCCGCTCCAGCTCGATCTGGCCGGCTCCGTGCGCGCCACCGTGGAGGCCAGCTCGTGGCGGCCACAGGTGTCCGCGGACCAGCGGGACGCGTGGACCCCGATCGAGGGCGGCGGCATCATGCGCCGGCTGGAGCAAGGCTCGGACCCGCTCCGCTCCCCGGCGTACCGCGCGATGGTGGCGCCGGCCAACGATGCCACCCGGCTGGAGTATTGGCCGGTGGAGGAGGAGTCCGGAGCCACCGCGATCAGTTCCCCGGTCGGATCTTCCCCGCCCGTGGTGTCCGGCGCCGTGACGTACGGCGGAGGTGCCAGCCAGTCCAGCGAACGGCTCCTCCAGTTGGGCACGGACGGCCAGGTGACGTTCAGCTTCCGCACCTACAACAGCACCGAACACAAGTTGATAAACCTCTGGCGCATCCCCGCGGACGAGCTGACAGACGGCGCCATCATGCAACGGGTGGAGTGCGCCGGAGGCACCATCGACAAGTTCGAGCTGGCGTACTCCACCGGGTTCGGGCTCCGGATCCACTTCTACTCCGGGGACACGATCGTGGAGACGCTGGGCCCGGTGGCGTGGTCCGGGTTCATCGCGAACGGCGTGGAGTGGCTTAGCTCGATCGAGCTGACACAGAACGGCGCCAATATCGACGTGACCCACCTGATCGTGGAGGTGCCTACCAGCCAGGGTGGCGTCCCCACGGACACCGTGGTCGGGCACACGATCGGCCGGCTGGTCCGCGTCACCTACGGCGTGAGCGACATAGCCGGCTCCGAGATCGGCCAGGTGGCGCTGGGCAACGACACGGGAGCCTTCCCGAACTACATCTCCCCCACGAACAACAGTCTCGGGATCGGCGGGTACGCCGGGGAACGCGCCGGCCGGCGCGCGCTCCGGCTAGGCGACGAAGAGGGCGTCACGGTCACGATCATCGGGGACCCGGACGACACGCCGCGGATGGGCCCACAGCCGGCCATCACGTTCATGGAGCTGATCCGGGAGTGCGTCCGGACCTGTGACGGACTGCTCTATGAGCCGATCGACGCGCTGGAGCTGGCCATCCGGACCGGCCGGGACCTCTACAACACGGACCCGGTGCTCACCATCCCGTTCAACAACGGCGGGTTGAGCCACCCGCTGGTGGCCGACACGGGCGACCGGACCACCCGCAACGACGTGACGGTCAAGAGACGCAACGGCGGGACCGCACGCGCGGTCCAGACGAGCGGGCCGCTCAACGTGAACGCGCCGGGCACGGACCCGGAGGGCGTGGGCCGGACCACCGGCTCCGTGGACGTGAACACGGACGTGGACTCCGTGCTGGTCGACCACGCGAACTGGCACCTCCGCCGCGGCACCGTGGAGGAGCCGCGCTACTCCGCGGTCACCCTCGATCTCGATAGCCAGGATGGGCTGGCGCTGATCGCGGCCGTGGAGGCGCTGGAGATCGGGGACCGGTTCGAGCTGTCCGGCGTGCCGGACGTGCCGGACAACCCGGTCCAGGTGCTCCTGGGTACCCGGGAGGTGCTGGGCACCCACCGGCGCATGGTCACGCTCAACGGCGTGCCGGCGTCCCCGTGGGAGGTCGGCATCGTCGCGGCCAACGACGGCTCCACGGACGTGCGCGGCCAGCGCGTGGCCACCCTACTGTCCACATTGGACGGTGGCGTCAGCAACAGTGCCACCGCGCTGGTGATCGATTCCGGCGGCGTCACCTGGACCACGGACCCGGACGACTGGGACCCGGCGCGCAACGGTGGCGGGATGTTCCTGAAGCTGGCCGGGGAGCTGGTCCGGGTCACCAACATCACGGGCGCCGGGAGTGCGTGGACGCTCACCGTGGTGCGCTCCGTGAACGGCGTTGTGAAGGCTCACGCGGACGGCACTCCGGTGCGGTTCGCCTATCCCCTGGCGGTGGCACTGTGACAGCACCCAACATCCCGGCCGGCGCCGTGCTCCTGGCGGAGCGGCTGAGCCCGTGGGAGACAGCGATCAACGGCAAGATGTCCGGGCTGCTGGTAGCCAAGAGCGTGGACACCTCCCGGGCGAACACGGCCACGTACGCGAGTGATCCTCACCTTTCGGTGGCGGTGGCCGCGAACGCCGTGGTGGACGTGGAGGTCCACGGGCTCTACCAAGCGGGCGCCACCGGCCAGATGAAGTTTCAGTTCACGTTCCCGTCCGGCGGCCAGATGGACGCGGCATCGTGGCGCTACGACCCGGGAACGGACGAGTGGGCGGCCGTGGTGGGCCTGCCCGGTAGCTCCCCGCTCCAGTTCGTGACCGGTCTGATCGGCACTGGGGGGAACGTCCCGTTCACGCTGAGCGCGACACTGTTCAACGGGAGCAACGCCGGCTCCCTGGTCCTACAGTGGGCTCAGACAGTCTCGAACGCCACCGCGACGATTCTCCGCCGCGGAACCAAGATGCGCGTGACGAGCGCAGCGTAGGGGGATAGATGGCCGTCGCTGAGTATTACGCGTGGAACCGGGCCGGACGGCCGGTGCTCCGGCCGCGCTGGCTCACGGAGGTGAAGGCGGCCGCGGCGGCGGCCGGCGTGCCGTTCCTGGGGGACCTGGGGAGCGACAACTACGCGCATCTCCAGAACCCGTTCCCGCAGGATCACTGCCCGTTCTCGTATACGGAGTGGCCGGTCCAGCTCACCGGGTACTGGATCAACGCCATCGACCTGGGCGCCGGCCCGTGGTTCTGGGCGTTCCTGGAGCGCGCGCGCGCCGGGGAGTACCCGTGGCTGAAGTATGTGAACGCCTACGGGATGAACTGGTCCTGTCGGCGGAACTACTTCCGCGACTCCGTACCGTCGTCCGACACGCACTGCCACATGTCCGGCCGTACCGACATGTTGGACGCACCGATGGGCCGGAGCCCGTTCGTAGCAACGCCTCCAGCTCCTCCGAAGGATGGGAACCGTTACATGACAACGATTTACCACAAGGACGGGACCGGCGCCGGGCCCGACAACCCGGCTCTCTACGCCATGGCCGGGGAGTCCCCGGGCACGCCGGCCAACTGGCTGGAAACCTACGATTACCAGTTCGCCGTGGACCTGGTGCTGATCCACCACCCACCGGCGTACGCCCGGGCCCGGACGCTGTCCGTGGACACCTGGGACACGTGGAAGGCTGCGTACCTGGCGCCGCTGTCCACGGACGAGGTGGAGCCGGTGGAGCCCGTGGGGGACCAGCCGGCCGCGCTCAGTGGGGTGGCGTCCGATGAACGGTAAGCCGGCGCCGATCGAGCGCAAAGTCACCTGGGCGACGCTGGGCGCCTACCTCGGGACCACGGCCGGGCTGGCGGTGCTGGAGGCGGTCACCGCTCAGCCGGTGCTCGTCACGCCGCTCCCGGACATCCTGGAGCCGTTCGTGCTCGCGCTCGTCCCGGCCGGCGTGTCGTTCCTGGCCGGCGTCCGGGCGAAGCACACGCCGCGGCCGGACCTCCCGCCCGGCGACGGAAGCACACCCGGGACACGCTGAACACAGGCCGGCGGCCGCCCGCATCCCCCGCGGGCGGCCGCCTTCGTCGTCTCTATGACCAGTCGTCCCAGGAGCGGTGGAGCCGCTTGTGCGGCGTGTTCCGTGGCTCCGGGAGCCGCACCCGGCACGCGCCATCGTGGCCGTCCACGAGCGTGCACGGGAGCGTGGACAGCCGGCGCCGGCACGGGCCCGGCGCCGGCCGGGGAAGCGGGCGGGTGATGTCGTCCAGCTCCCGGACGCCGCGGCGGAGCGCGAACACGATGCCGGCCGCGGCCAGCAGTAGGCCAATGATCATGATGCCGCCGGTCAACCGGATGTAGTCGGATGCGTCCATAGCCTTCTCTCGATCTCTTCGGGGTCCGGGTACTC contains the following coding sequences:
- a CDS encoding HK97 gp10 family phage protein — its product is MATIIDPIRVQGLAEFRRNLRAMEQGLPRALRLAGNEAANIVVDSARPTVPRRTGKAAQSIKARSSQLATRVSGGGSRAPWFPWLDYGGKVGRDNTASRPWEPDGRYIYPAYRREKTRVEETLNAALRRIADDAGVELG